A stretch of Thermus antranikianii DSM 12462 DNA encodes these proteins:
- a CDS encoding DUF58 domain-containing protein: protein MTRYRIATRPYLPYPGERLARRKGLGGEFYELRPYAPGDEIRRVHWRAYAKTGRLYTRLETAPERSRFRIYLDESESMRLFGKLAYGEEVARLLLGIARQEDALARLERGRPEALRPGRGTLVLITDGLDPLPWPRILPKRVVLVQVLAPMELAPPLEEAFLKDVETGESLPVGPEEVRAYQKALEGHLKALRLLALLRGRYALLKVGEPPLPALLRQGVVEPL from the coding sequence ATGACCCGCTACCGCATCGCCACCCGGCCCTACCTTCCCTACCCGGGGGAGCGCCTGGCCCGCAGAAAGGGTCTGGGAGGCGAGTTTTACGAGCTCCGCCCCTACGCCCCCGGTGACGAAATAAGGCGGGTCCACTGGAGGGCTTACGCCAAGACGGGAAGGCTCTACACCCGCCTGGAAACCGCACCCGAGCGAAGCCGTTTCCGCATCTACCTGGACGAAAGCGAAAGCATGCGCCTCTTCGGCAAGCTGGCCTACGGGGAGGAGGTGGCGAGGCTCCTCCTGGGGATCGCCCGCCAGGAGGACGCCCTGGCCCGGCTGGAACGGGGCAGACCGGAAGCCCTTCGCCCGGGCCGGGGCACCCTGGTCCTCATCACCGATGGGCTAGACCCCTTGCCCTGGCCCAGGATCCTTCCGAAACGGGTGGTCTTGGTCCAGGTCCTGGCGCCCATGGAGCTGGCCCCGCCCCTCGAGGAAGCCTTCCTCAAGGACGTGGAAACCGGGGAATCTCTCCCCGTGGGGCCGGAGGAGGTAAGGGCGTACCAAAAGGCCCTCGAGGGGCACTTAAAAGCCCTCCGCCTCCTCGCCCTTCTTCGGGGCCGCTACGCCCTCTTGAAGGTGGGAGAACCTCCCCTTCCCGCCCTCCTCCGCCAGGGGGTGGTGGAGCCCCTTTAG
- a CDS encoding aldehyde ferredoxin oxidoreductase family protein, whose translation MPKGYHDRVAFVDLSTGRIWYESYGEAFWRRFLGGRALSAYLLLKHVPKGADPLGPENALIFAPGILTGTPISGSGRNTVAAKSPLTGGYGDAEAGGFFGAEMKNAGLDALVVLGQAEEPVYLHVEGGEVALHPASHLWGKDPLEVEALLKAAHGPSTRVAQIGIAGENQVLTANVIHDLAHFAGRGGLGAVMGAKRLKAVSARARKDTRPTYHDPALLSTLARRMAGERMERAAGLVTMGTVGTVKPFNLRGVLPSHNFLDGFLEGAEALDGTSLDALGIRIGRDTCYACAIRCKQVVRIEGTGKYDVRPEYGGPEYEGLGALGSTCGVTDPYAVTKANTLCNQYGLDVIGVGVTIATAMEAVEKGYLDDEGLGLRFGNGDALIAAIEKLARREGRLGELLALGSRRLSEAIGHPELAMQVKGQEVPMHDPRYKRALGVGYAVSPTGADHNHNLHDTAFAKEGKALKELRFYGEDFAPLPPEDLSEAKIRMLWTKTRERGFVNSLVMCDFVPWTPEEWQEAIYATTGWRLSPKEMLEVGERTLQLTRLFNLREGIGPEEDRLPERFFHPFRKGSPEAYLDREAFQEGVRTYWRLAGWEKGSVDPGRLRALGLEEFTQAY comes from the coding sequence ATGCCCAAGGGCTATCACGACCGCGTGGCCTTCGTGGACCTCTCCACGGGACGGATCTGGTATGAGAGCTACGGCGAGGCTTTCTGGCGCAGGTTTCTTGGGGGCAGGGCCCTTTCCGCTTACCTTCTTTTGAAGCATGTGCCCAAGGGAGCGGATCCCCTGGGCCCGGAAAACGCCCTTATCTTTGCCCCCGGCATCCTCACCGGCACCCCCATCTCGGGGTCGGGCCGCAACACCGTGGCCGCCAAAAGCCCCCTCACCGGAGGGTATGGGGATGCGGAGGCCGGGGGGTTCTTCGGTGCCGAGATGAAGAACGCCGGCCTGGACGCCCTGGTGGTCCTGGGGCAGGCGGAGGAACCCGTATACCTTCATGTGGAGGGTGGCGAGGTGGCCCTTCACCCTGCCTCCCATCTTTGGGGTAAGGATCCCTTGGAGGTGGAAGCCCTCCTCAAGGCGGCGCATGGGCCCAGCACCCGTGTGGCCCAAATCGGTATCGCCGGGGAGAACCAAGTTCTCACCGCCAACGTGATCCACGACTTGGCCCACTTCGCCGGGCGAGGGGGCCTGGGGGCGGTGATGGGAGCCAAACGCTTGAAGGCGGTCTCCGCCCGGGCCAGAAAGGATACCCGTCCCACTTACCACGATCCCGCCCTCCTCTCCACCCTGGCCCGGCGTATGGCGGGGGAGCGCATGGAAAGGGCCGCGGGCCTGGTCACCATGGGTACCGTGGGCACGGTGAAGCCTTTCAATCTCCGGGGGGTTCTTCCCAGCCACAACTTTCTAGATGGTTTCCTGGAAGGAGCCGAGGCCTTGGACGGCACCAGCTTGGACGCCCTGGGCATCCGCATCGGTCGGGATACCTGCTACGCCTGCGCCATCCGTTGCAAGCAGGTGGTGCGGATCGAGGGCACCGGCAAGTACGACGTGCGCCCCGAGTACGGGGGGCCGGAGTACGAGGGGCTTGGGGCTTTGGGCTCCACCTGCGGGGTCACGGATCCCTATGCGGTCACCAAAGCCAACACCCTTTGCAACCAGTACGGTCTGGACGTGATCGGGGTGGGGGTGACCATTGCCACGGCCATGGAGGCAGTGGAGAAGGGCTACCTGGACGACGAGGGTCTGGGGCTCCGCTTCGGCAACGGGGACGCCTTGATCGCTGCCATAGAGAAGCTGGCCCGGAGGGAAGGGCGGCTTGGGGAGCTCTTGGCCTTGGGGTCCAGGCGGCTTTCGGAGGCCATCGGCCATCCGGAGCTGGCCATGCAGGTGAAGGGCCAGGAGGTGCCCATGCATGACCCTCGGTACAAGCGGGCCCTGGGGGTGGGATATGCGGTGAGCCCAACGGGAGCCGACCACAACCACAACCTGCACGACACCGCCTTCGCCAAGGAGGGGAAGGCCCTAAAGGAGCTTCGCTTCTATGGGGAAGACTTTGCGCCCCTTCCCCCAGAGGACCTTTCCGAGGCCAAAATCCGCATGCTCTGGACCAAGACCCGGGAGCGGGGCTTCGTGAACAGCTTGGTGATGTGCGACTTTGTGCCCTGGACCCCAGAAGAGTGGCAGGAGGCCATCTACGCCACCACAGGCTGGCGGCTTTCCCCTAAGGAGATGCTGGAGGTAGGGGAGAGGACGCTTCAGCTCACCCGGCTTTTCAACCTACGGGAGGGGATCGGTCCGGAGGAGGACCGCCTACCCGAGCGCTTCTTCCATCCCTTCCGCAAGGGCAGTCCAGAGGCCTATTTGGATAGGGAGGCCTTCCAGGAGGGCGTGCGCACCTACTGGCGGCTTGCGGGGTGGGAGAAGGGAAGCGTGGACCCCGGAAGGCTAAGGGCCCTGGGGCTTGAGGAGTTTACCCAGGCGTACTAA
- a CDS encoding ABC transporter substrate-binding protein — protein sequence MRKALLLVAVLGLALAQQAKPEDVIKEQCSKARVVAELWHGFTGGAPKAALENLVVEFNKTQQGRCVRPVPQGGYRDLSTKIKAAFAAGKVPAMAQAYENNIALYLEAKALLPIESLGVKLQGVNLAFLNAVRFGGVVYGVPFNKSIQVLYYNKDLLKKHGAKVPATLEEFVALSKKLSQAEGGPVYWFQPDASTFAYFFFNLGGSYLKNGKLVLNSKEAVEALTLLQNGVKEGWAKAITSGYINQNLGSGPYAFSVDTSAGYTYYRQGAKFDLGVATLPGRTSGQVGFGLVQGTNLVVFRQASKEEQAVAKDFLQFVLSPRAQAVFATATGYVPVTEGALKDVVYQTYATENPDFATIVRQSRYAKFEPALAEWEQIRFDVLGQAIKEAILNKADPKSVLDKAQKLAEDLLAGKTR from the coding sequence ATGCGGAAAGCGCTTTTGCTGGTGGCGGTTTTGGGGCTAGCGTTGGCCCAGCAGGCCAAGCCTGAGGACGTTATCAAGGAGCAGTGCAGCAAGGCTAGGGTGGTGGCGGAGCTCTGGCACGGTTTCACCGGCGGGGCACCCAAGGCCGCTTTGGAGAACTTGGTGGTGGAGTTCAACAAGACCCAGCAAGGCCGGTGTGTGCGCCCCGTGCCTCAAGGGGGGTACCGGGATCTTTCCACCAAGATCAAAGCAGCCTTCGCCGCAGGGAAGGTGCCCGCCATGGCCCAGGCCTACGAGAACAACATTGCCTTGTACCTCGAGGCCAAGGCCCTTCTGCCCATTGAGTCCTTGGGGGTGAAGCTTCAGGGGGTCAACCTGGCCTTCCTGAACGCCGTGCGCTTCGGCGGGGTGGTCTACGGGGTGCCCTTCAACAAGAGCATCCAGGTCCTCTATTACAACAAGGACCTCCTCAAGAAGCACGGGGCCAAGGTGCCAGCTACCCTCGAGGAGTTCGTTGCCTTAAGCAAGAAGCTTTCCCAAGCGGAAGGAGGGCCTGTCTACTGGTTCCAGCCGGATGCCTCCACCTTCGCCTACTTCTTCTTCAACCTGGGAGGAAGCTACCTGAAAAACGGCAAGCTGGTGCTGAACTCCAAGGAGGCGGTGGAGGCCCTCACCCTCCTGCAAAACGGGGTGAAGGAGGGGTGGGCCAAGGCCATCACCTCCGGGTACATCAACCAGAACCTGGGCTCCGGCCCCTACGCCTTCAGTGTGGATACCTCCGCCGGCTACACCTACTACCGCCAGGGAGCCAAGTTTGACCTGGGGGTGGCCACCCTGCCGGGCCGCACCTCCGGCCAGGTGGGCTTCGGCCTGGTCCAGGGCACCAACCTGGTGGTCTTCCGCCAGGCCAGCAAGGAGGAGCAGGCGGTGGCCAAGGACTTCCTGCAGTTTGTCCTCTCCCCCAGGGCCCAGGCGGTCTTCGCCACCGCTACCGGGTACGTGCCGGTGACCGAGGGAGCCCTGAAGGATGTGGTCTACCAGACCTACGCTACCGAGAACCCCGACTTCGCCACCATCGTGCGCCAAAGCCGTTACGCCAAGTTTGAGCCGGCTTTGGCGGAGTGGGAGCAGATCCGCTTTGACGTCCTGGGCCAGGCCATCAAGGAGGCCATTTTGAACAAGGCGGATCCCAAGTCGGTCCTGGACAAGGCCCAGAAGCTGGCCGAGGATCTCTTGGCGGGGAAGACCCGCTAG
- a CDS encoding carbohydrate ABC transporter permease has protein sequence MRFRPGVLFVHLLLLLGGLVMAFPFYWMLATSLKSPQEALQAKPIWIPERMKPANWLKAARLGDSPLWGGLAPGRSVELVFPGREGHPPRALVPRTPGAFFDPRADGTRVEVVYREGAWRVRLTNATEEAFRFLPLVVLWPKEVPLEAPLPPDAIRSQGEYWRLEWVNAVPGALGYVLHNYLEAWHAAPWARYFFNSFFTALTQVAVGLFLAALAAFALARIPFPGKEAVFVLILATMMVPGEVLLIPNYVLLARLGWLDTYYALIVPWLASVFGIFLLRQFYLSLPQDLFDAARIDGAGYLTQLFRIALPLSLPGLVSYGIFTFLGAYNALLWPLIVTQSPEMRTVQLGLQAFVSEAGSDYGALMAASTFVILPVILGYFFAQRQFIQGIARSGLK, from the coding sequence ATGAGATTTAGGCCCGGTGTCCTGTTCGTGCACTTGCTCCTCCTCCTGGGGGGGCTCGTCATGGCCTTTCCCTTCTACTGGATGCTGGCCACCAGCCTAAAAAGCCCCCAGGAAGCCCTACAGGCCAAGCCTATCTGGATTCCCGAGCGCATGAAGCCGGCGAACTGGCTCAAGGCAGCCAGGCTGGGGGATAGCCCTCTATGGGGGGGCTTGGCACCTGGAAGGAGCGTGGAGCTGGTTTTCCCTGGGAGGGAAGGGCATCCGCCCAGGGCCTTGGTACCCCGCACCCCTGGGGCTTTTTTTGACCCCCGGGCGGATGGCACCCGGGTGGAGGTGGTGTATCGGGAAGGGGCTTGGCGGGTGCGGCTGACCAACGCCACGGAGGAAGCCTTCCGCTTTTTGCCCCTGGTGGTGCTCTGGCCCAAGGAAGTCCCTCTGGAGGCGCCCTTGCCCCCCGACGCCATCCGCTCCCAGGGGGAGTACTGGCGGCTGGAGTGGGTGAATGCGGTGCCCGGGGCCTTGGGCTACGTGCTCCACAACTACCTGGAAGCCTGGCATGCGGCTCCCTGGGCGCGCTACTTCTTCAATAGCTTCTTCACCGCCTTGACCCAGGTGGCGGTGGGGCTTTTCCTGGCGGCCCTGGCGGCTTTTGCCCTGGCCCGCATTCCCTTTCCCGGCAAGGAGGCGGTGTTCGTGCTCATCCTGGCCACCATGATGGTGCCGGGGGAGGTGCTCCTCATCCCCAACTACGTGCTTCTGGCCAGGCTGGGCTGGCTGGACACCTACTACGCCCTTATCGTGCCCTGGCTGGCCTCGGTGTTTGGCATCTTTCTCCTTCGGCAGTTCTACCTTTCCTTGCCCCAGGATCTTTTTGATGCCGCCCGCATAGACGGGGCGGGGTACCTGACCCAGCTTTTCCGCATCGCCCTGCCCTTAAGCCTTCCCGGGCTGGTGTCCTACGGGATCTTCACCTTCCTGGGGGCCTACAACGCCCTCCTTTGGCCCCTTATCGTCACCCAAAGCCCGGAGATGCGCACGGTGCAGCTGGGCTTGCAAGCCTTTGTTTCCGAGGCGGGGTCAGACTACGGAGCCTTGATGGCGGCCAGCACCTTCGTGATCCTCCCCGTGATCCTGGGCTACTTCTTCGCCCAGCGCCAGTTCATCCAGGGGATTGCCCGCTCGGGGCTCAAGTAG
- a CDS encoding carbohydrate ABC transporter permease — protein sequence MRTFPLYALLSLGALLALGVYASRLGFLPGAWVGAGLGLYALLVLWGLRFGRHHALLGLGLFAYWFPPLAFLAPLLFALLFGRGLREKEQSALYGWALVWPALALLLVWHAFPTLYAFYLSLFERVNFLRPAAFAGLENYRILLQDPLFWRALGNTFWYVVFTVPVGLLLATGVAILLNTQVAFLGFYRTLYFLPYITALTAAAAVWRWIYHPEFGFLNWLLGTPGLDWLNTPKGVFALLLEPLGVQPQGFWAGPSLAFVAIMVMSVWHFLGYQVVILLAGLQAIPKEYYEAAELDGASFWQKHRLITWPLLSPTTFFLFTLGLIGAFQVFTQVYILTPTGGVLQDTLTLAFYLYNKGFRDSDFSYASAIAMVTFLLILVLTLIQRRVLERRVNYEI from the coding sequence ATGCGGACCTTTCCCCTCTATGCCCTTCTGTCCTTGGGGGCGCTCCTTGCCCTGGGTGTGTACGCTTCCCGGCTTGGCTTTCTCCCGGGGGCCTGGGTGGGGGCGGGGCTTGGGCTTTACGCCCTTCTCGTCCTGTGGGGGCTTCGTTTCGGTCGGCACCATGCCCTTTTGGGGCTTGGGCTTTTTGCGTACTGGTTCCCACCCCTGGCCTTTCTGGCTCCTCTCTTGTTCGCCCTCTTGTTTGGCCGGGGCCTGAGGGAAAAGGAGCAGTCAGCCCTCTACGGCTGGGCCTTGGTTTGGCCGGCCTTAGCCCTCCTTCTGGTCTGGCATGCTTTCCCCACCCTTTACGCCTTTTACCTGAGCCTCTTTGAACGGGTTAACTTCCTGCGCCCGGCGGCCTTCGCTGGCTTGGAGAACTACCGCATCCTCCTCCAGGACCCTCTTTTCTGGAGGGCCTTGGGGAACACCTTCTGGTACGTGGTCTTTACCGTGCCGGTGGGTCTTCTCCTGGCCACAGGGGTGGCCATCCTCCTGAACACCCAGGTGGCCTTCCTGGGGTTCTACCGCACCCTTTACTTCCTCCCCTACATCACCGCCCTCACGGCGGCGGCGGCGGTGTGGCGCTGGATCTACCACCCGGAATTCGGTTTTCTCAACTGGCTTCTTGGTACCCCGGGTCTCGACTGGCTGAACACGCCCAAGGGTGTCTTCGCCCTTCTCCTCGAGCCCCTGGGAGTTCAGCCCCAGGGTTTTTGGGCGGGGCCCAGCCTGGCCTTTGTGGCCATCATGGTCATGAGCGTGTGGCACTTTCTGGGATACCAAGTGGTGATCCTCCTGGCCGGGCTTCAGGCCATTCCCAAGGAGTATTACGAGGCGGCGGAGCTGGATGGGGCGAGCTTTTGGCAGAAGCACCGGCTCATCACCTGGCCGCTTCTTTCCCCCACTACCTTCTTTCTTTTCACCCTGGGGCTCATCGGAGCTTTCCAGGTGTTCACCCAGGTCTACATCCTTACCCCCACGGGTGGGGTGTTGCAGGATACCCTTACCCTGGCTTTTTACCTCTACAACAAGGGTTTCCGCGACTCGGATTTCTCCTACGCCAGCGCCATCGCCATGGTGACCTTTCTCCTCATCCTGGTCCTCACCCTGATTCAAAGGCGGGTTTTGGAGAGGCGGGTGAACTATGAGATTTAG
- the tsaB gene encoding tRNA (adenosine(37)-N6)-threonylcarbamoyltransferase complex dimerization subunit type 1 TsaB: MWTLTLDTATPYLSLGLFRGEEGVGRVVRLGRKHEEALFGLLDELFREVGVEREEIGTLVLGEGPGSYTGLRIALAAGMGIALAYGAKVFGVSSLLAACWPFLEEGGPPLTALFTARNGLYYGATYARHEGKPLVLEPPRKLKAQEISRAQLQGSHLLLDAPPDPRALYELLPFARDGVEPLYL; encoded by the coding sequence GTGTGGACCCTCACCCTGGACACCGCCACTCCCTACCTTTCCTTGGGCCTTTTCCGCGGGGAAGAGGGGGTGGGCCGGGTGGTGCGGCTAGGCCGTAAGCACGAGGAAGCCCTGTTCGGCTTACTGGACGAGCTCTTCAGGGAAGTGGGCGTGGAGCGGGAGGAGATCGGCACCCTGGTCTTAGGGGAGGGCCCGGGTTCCTACACCGGCCTTCGCATCGCTTTGGCAGCCGGCATGGGTATCGCTTTAGCCTATGGAGCCAAGGTGTTTGGGGTAAGCTCCCTCCTCGCCGCCTGCTGGCCCTTTTTGGAGGAAGGTGGGCCTCCCCTAACCGCCCTTTTCACCGCCAGAAACGGGCTCTACTACGGGGCCACCTATGCCAGGCATGAGGGGAAGCCGCTTGTGCTAGAGCCCCCCAGGAAGCTCAAAGCCCAAGAAATTTCAAGGGCCCAGCTCCAGGGTAGCCACCTTCTCCTGGACGCCCCCCCAGATCCCAGGGCCCTTTACGAGCTTCTGCCCTTTGCCAGGGATGGGGTAGAGCCCTTGTACCTTTAA